The Vibrio pomeroyi genome window below encodes:
- a CDS encoding ParA family protein, with product MIVWSVANQKGGVGKTTTTVTLAGLLALKGHRVLLVDTDPHASLTTYLGYDSDTVESSLFDLFQLREFSAQTVRPLTLQTDVEGIDIIPAHMSLATLDRVMGNRSGMGLILKRALAALKDDYDYVLIDCPPILGVMMVNALAASDRILIPVQTEFLAMKGLERMIRTLTIMQKSRKTPFKVTIVPTMYDKRTKASLQTLTQLKEDYPNQVWTSAVPIDTKFRDASLKRLPASHFASGSRGVFAYKQLLIYLERLAINERE from the coding sequence ATGATTGTTTGGAGTGTTGCAAACCAAAAAGGTGGTGTTGGTAAAACAACCACGACAGTGACCTTGGCAGGCTTACTTGCCTTAAAAGGGCATCGTGTTCTGCTGGTTGATACTGACCCACATGCATCACTGACCACCTATCTGGGTTACGACTCAGATACGGTGGAGTCGAGCTTGTTCGATCTGTTTCAGCTTCGTGAGTTTTCTGCGCAAACGGTAAGACCACTGACGTTGCAAACCGACGTTGAAGGTATCGATATCATTCCTGCACACATGTCATTGGCAACACTTGACCGTGTGATGGGAAATCGAAGCGGCATGGGGTTAATCTTGAAGCGTGCTTTAGCGGCGTTGAAAGATGATTACGACTACGTACTGATCGACTGTCCGCCAATTCTTGGTGTGATGATGGTGAATGCGTTGGCGGCCAGCGACCGAATTTTGATTCCGGTACAGACTGAGTTTCTCGCAATGAAGGGCCTAGAGCGCATGATTCGCACTCTAACCATTATGCAGAAGTCTCGTAAAACACCGTTTAAGGTGACGATTGTCCCGACGATGTACGACAAGCGAACCAAGGCTTCACTACAAACATTAACGCAGCTCAAAGAGGATTATCCGAACCAAGTTTGGACGTCTGCTGTGCCGATTGATACCAAGTTTAGAGACGCAAGCCTAAAGCGCTTGCCAGCCTCTCATTTTGCATCGGGTAGTCGTGGTGTATTTGCTTACAAACAACTGCTTATTTA